From Pseudoalteromonas sp. DL-6, one genomic window encodes:
- a CDS encoding elongation factor P hydroxylase produces MHQVADLISIFEHTFYQSYNTRLVKGEHEPIYIPANDTTPHHQIVFAHGFYASALHEIAHWLVAGSQRRLVEDYGYWYCPDGRDASQQAEFESVEVKPQAIEWALSVAAGFDFNVSVDNLNGEQTCRFAFQSRVHAKLLELLQNGFNPRTTLLLKALCKFYNTTWPLHAAQFSWHSPEELKDAV; encoded by the coding sequence ATGCACCAAGTAGCTGATCTAATTTCTATTTTCGAACACACTTTTTACCAAAGCTATAACACGCGTTTGGTAAAAGGTGAGCATGAGCCTATTTACATTCCCGCAAATGATACAACCCCGCATCATCAAATTGTGTTTGCCCATGGTTTTTATGCCAGTGCATTGCATGAAATAGCCCATTGGTTAGTGGCAGGTTCTCAGCGCCGCTTAGTTGAAGATTATGGTTATTGGTATTGCCCTGATGGGCGCGATGCTTCACAGCAAGCGGAGTTTGAATCAGTAGAGGTAAAACCTCAAGCAATAGAGTGGGCATTGAGTGTGGCTGCCGGGTTTGATTTTAACGTATCGGTAGATAATTTAAATGGTGAGCAAACTTGTCGATTTGCGTTTCAGTCTCGCGTTCATGCAAAGTTATTAGAGTTATTGCAAAACGGGTTTAACCCAAGAACAACTTTATTATTAAAAGCACTGTGTAAATTTTATAACACCACGTGGCCATTACATGCTGCGCAGTTTTCATGGCATTCTCCCGAGGAGCTAAAAGATGCAGTTTAA
- a CDS encoding ATP-NAD kinase family protein, which translates to MQFKLGLIVNPVAGLGGSVALKGSDGEETAAKAIALGAEPKSNSRTKAALEVLVPHQSNITIYTVNDEMGEQTAKALGFNTQVVYQSNSPTTSDDTEAAARLLQQQGVDLILFAGGDGTARNICHAVEDSVPVLGIPAGCKIHSGVYAITPKAAGRVVEMLVKGELVTLSDADVMDIDEVAFRQGTVKAKRYGEMQVPSEVRYVQAVKNGGKETDELVLADIAAYVVSEMDADTLYVMGSGSTVGAVMEEMGLENTLLGVDLVEDQALVGQDLTAQQLLELTSGRETKLVITLIGGQGHIFGRGNQQLSPALIKAIGRDNIIVVATKTKLQALNGRPLICDTGDSKLDDELSGYIRVTSGFNDHIMYAVGHQDGLHPEEK; encoded by the coding sequence ATGCAGTTTAAGTTAGGGTTGATTGTAAATCCGGTCGCAGGACTCGGTGGTAGTGTGGCGCTAAAAGGCAGTGATGGCGAAGAGACCGCTGCTAAAGCAATCGCATTAGGTGCAGAGCCTAAGTCAAATAGCCGCACTAAAGCTGCACTTGAAGTGCTGGTACCTCATCAATCAAACATTACTATTTATACTGTTAATGATGAAATGGGGGAGCAAACAGCAAAAGCGCTGGGCTTTAATACGCAAGTGGTATATCAAAGTAACTCACCCACAACCAGTGACGATACCGAAGCTGCAGCTCGTTTATTACAGCAACAAGGTGTTGATTTAATCTTATTTGCTGGTGGCGACGGAACGGCGCGCAACATTTGCCATGCTGTAGAAGACTCGGTACCCGTGTTGGGCATTCCAGCAGGGTGTAAAATTCACTCAGGGGTATATGCCATTACGCCAAAAGCTGCAGGCCGCGTAGTTGAAATGTTAGTTAAAGGTGAGCTGGTAACATTAAGCGATGCTGATGTGATGGACATTGATGAAGTGGCTTTTCGCCAAGGAACAGTAAAAGCAAAACGTTATGGTGAAATGCAAGTGCCAAGTGAAGTGCGCTATGTACAAGCGGTTAAAAATGGCGGTAAAGAAACTGACGAGCTGGTGCTAGCAGATATAGCTGCTTATGTCGTTAGTGAAATGGATGCCGATACCCTCTATGTTATGGGCAGTGGCTCTACCGTTGGTGCGGTGATGGAAGAAATGGGGCTTGAAAATACCTTACTCGGTGTTGATTTAGTTGAAGATCAAGCCTTAGTAGGCCAAGACCTAACAGCCCAACAATTACTTGAACTTACCTCAGGACGTGAAACAAAGTTAGTGATTACTCTAATTGGCGGCCAAGGGCATATTTTTGGTCGAGGCAATCAACAACTCAGTCCTGCGTTAATTAAAGCGATAGGCCGCGATAATATTATTGTTGTGGCTACTAAAACAAAATTACAGGCTTTAAATGGCCGACCGCTGATTTGTGATACCGGTGATAGCAAATTAGATGATGAATTAAGCGGTTATATACGTGTAACCAGTGGGTTTAACGACCATATTATGTATGCAGTAGGTCATCAAGATGGGCTGCACCCAGAGGAGAAGTAA
- a CDS encoding YfcL family protein: MSLVNYIDAAQQYFDDLVIKATDDELFAGGYLRGHFDLAVGYAQVEELNLDVAELNDTVEKSLVKAYRNGELNEDDKALVVRIWDEVKALA, encoded by the coding sequence ATGAGTTTAGTAAATTACATAGATGCTGCGCAGCAATATTTTGATGATTTAGTGATAAAAGCCACCGATGACGAGCTATTTGCCGGCGGTTATTTACGCGGCCACTTTGATTTAGCCGTAGGTTATGCACAAGTCGAAGAATTAAATCTAGACGTTGCAGAACTAAACGACACGGTTGAAAAAAGCTTAGTAAAAGCTTATCGCAACGGCGAACTTAATGAAGACGATAAAGCACTCGTAGTAAGAATATGGGATGAAGTAAAAGCGCTCGCATAA
- a CDS encoding AbgT family transporter, with protein sequence MNNNNDATMPTGIVARFLNFVERVGNKLPDPAIIFLFAMLLIWFLSWWFSSVTFDAIDPRTGEAIIINNMLASDSLATFLSSMVKTFTGFAPLGVVLVAMLGVGVAEHSGFINTGLKLMLKVTPKKLLTPSIILVAIVSHTATDAGYVLVIPLAGVIFFAAGRHPLAGIAAAFAGVSGGFGANFIPSGIDPLLQSFTQSAAQIINPTMSINPLNNWGFASASSLFIVMLGWYITDKIIEPRLKNSPVDGETQDLPAFEDARSDEKRAFLIASSVMIAGIALLAYVSAPADSAMRSSDGSLTNFSSPLMQSIVPLIFLLFWIPGAVYGFTVGTFKSSKDMIDAMSKAMNGMAYYIVMAFFCSLFIAAFSKSNLGALLAIEGAQVLKAMELPSSVTVVGIIFLTGFVNLFVGSSSAKWALLGPVFVPMLMQLGISPDLTQAAYRVGDSSSNIITPLMPYFPLVVVYCQKYVKGTGIGTLIAMMLPYSIAFMIGWSIFLLGYWALGIPLGLDASYVYPAVAP encoded by the coding sequence ATGAATAACAATAATGATGCGACAATGCCAACGGGCATAGTTGCGCGATTTTTAAATTTTGTTGAGCGGGTAGGGAATAAGCTTCCTGATCCAGCAATTATCTTTTTGTTTGCCATGTTATTAATCTGGTTTTTGTCTTGGTGGTTTTCAAGCGTCACATTTGATGCAATAGACCCTCGTACTGGCGAAGCCATTATCATCAATAACATGCTTGCCAGCGATTCGTTGGCCACTTTTTTATCTTCTATGGTAAAAACATTCACCGGTTTTGCGCCACTGGGTGTAGTACTGGTTGCTATGCTAGGTGTGGGCGTTGCAGAGCATTCGGGCTTTATTAATACCGGCCTTAAATTAATGCTTAAAGTAACGCCTAAAAAATTATTAACACCTTCAATTATTTTAGTGGCTATTGTGAGCCATACTGCGACCGATGCAGGCTATGTGCTGGTTATTCCACTTGCTGGGGTAATATTTTTTGCAGCTGGTCGTCATCCGCTTGCCGGTATTGCAGCGGCATTTGCCGGGGTAAGTGGTGGCTTTGGGGCTAACTTTATCCCATCTGGGATTGACCCATTACTGCAAAGCTTTACGCAAAGTGCAGCACAAATTATTAATCCAACAATGAGCATTAACCCGCTTAATAACTGGGGCTTTGCTTCAGCATCAAGCTTATTTATTGTGATGCTAGGCTGGTACATCACCGATAAAATTATTGAACCACGTTTAAAAAATTCACCAGTAGATGGTGAAACTCAAGACCTACCAGCATTTGAAGATGCTCGTAGTGACGAAAAACGTGCATTTCTTATTGCCAGTTCCGTAATGATTGCTGGTATTGCATTATTAGCCTATGTATCTGCACCAGCTGATTCAGCGATGCGCAGCAGCGATGGCTCGTTAACAAACTTTAGTTCACCACTAATGCAATCAATAGTGCCACTGATATTTTTGTTATTTTGGATCCCAGGCGCAGTATATGGTTTTACCGTAGGCACCTTTAAAAGCTCTAAAGACATGATAGATGCGATGAGCAAGGCCATGAATGGTATGGCGTATTACATTGTTATGGCATTCTTTTGTTCATTATTTATTGCTGCATTTAGTAAATCAAACCTAGGTGCCTTACTGGCAATTGAAGGGGCTCAAGTATTAAAAGCAATGGAGTTACCAAGCTCAGTAACGGTAGTAGGGATTATTTTCCTAACTGGTTTTGTAAACTTATTTGTTGGTTCAAGCTCGGCTAAGTGGGCACTATTAGGTCCGGTATTTGTACCTATGTTAATGCAACTCGGTATTTCGCCAGACTTAACGCAAGCGGCGTACCGTGTGGGAGATTCTAGCTCTAATATTATCACTCCGCTCATGCCATACTTCCCGCTAGTGGTGGTGTATTGTCAAAAATACGTTAAAGGCACAGGCATTGGTACGCTTATCGCGATGATGCTACCGTATTCAATCGCCTTTATGATTGGCTGGAGTATTTTCTTGCTAGGCTACTGGGCACTCGGTATCCCATTAGGACTTGATGCTAGCTACGTTTATCCAGCAGTAGCGCCTTAA
- a CDS encoding DEAD/DEAH box helicase — translation MSEPVTFESLNLSPAILKAVEELGYKTPSEIQAQCIPLLLERKDVLGLAQTGTGKTAAFALPLLNNIDPSVKQPQILVLTPTRELAIQVAEAFEQYAKHTRGVEVLALYGGQSYSIQLSALRRGAQIIVATPGRLIDHINRGTIKFDALQALVLDEADEMLRMGFIDDVESIMEKTPREKQTCLFSATMPKQIQNISSKYMNNPEQVHISARNSTVSSVEQVFWNAHVHKNKAIVRFLEAEQYEGAIVFVRTRNDTVQLAELLEREGFSAAPLNGDMNQQARERTVDRLKSGMLNVVIATDVAARGLDVDRLSLVINYDIPQDSEAYVHRIGRTGRAGRTGKAILFVKHNERYLLKNIIRHTKSEIAQVELPTAKIVEEKRINALQEKLTLALENKDITFFNEVAANMAQKLELAPEDLAGALLCLAQQQSPIKVEEVKIQPRERNERNDRNPRSNDRGDRGRRNERPERGGERAERKPRERNSRDAGPMDTYRIEVGREHGVQVKNIVGAIANEADISSKFIGDIRLHDSHSTVQLPQNMPKDVLDHFQKVFICKRPMGMTLTQDQGPSEPRGERSERPAGDKKRSFNKEGQRPDKRSGPRKERRPVSFTAK, via the coding sequence ATGTCAGAACCAGTCACGTTTGAATCTCTAAATCTTTCTCCTGCAATTTTAAAGGCAGTTGAAGAGTTGGGTTACAAGACACCATCTGAAATCCAAGCTCAATGTATACCGTTATTGCTAGAAAGAAAGGACGTACTGGGACTAGCACAAACGGGTACAGGTAAAACAGCAGCATTTGCACTGCCATTACTAAATAATATTGACCCGTCTGTGAAACAGCCACAGATCCTTGTACTCACACCAACACGTGAGCTTGCGATCCAAGTTGCTGAGGCATTTGAACAATATGCAAAACACACTCGTGGTGTTGAAGTATTGGCACTTTATGGTGGCCAGAGCTACAGCATCCAGTTAAGCGCACTTCGTCGTGGCGCACAGATTATCGTTGCTACACCAGGTCGCTTAATCGATCATATTAACCGTGGAACAATCAAGTTTGATGCTTTACAAGCACTTGTACTTGATGAAGCCGATGAAATGCTACGTATGGGCTTTATCGATGATGTAGAAAGCATCATGGAAAAAACGCCGCGTGAAAAGCAAACATGCCTTTTCTCTGCGACTATGCCTAAGCAAATTCAAAACATCAGCAGCAAATATATGAATAACCCTGAACAGGTTCATATTTCTGCGCGCAACTCAACTGTATCGTCAGTAGAGCAAGTGTTTTGGAATGCACACGTTCATAAAAACAAAGCGATTGTTCGTTTCTTAGAAGCAGAACAATATGAAGGTGCTATTGTTTTCGTACGTACGCGTAACGATACAGTGCAACTTGCTGAGTTATTAGAGCGCGAAGGTTTCTCTGCAGCACCACTTAACGGTGACATGAACCAGCAAGCGCGTGAGCGCACAGTTGATCGTTTAAAAAGCGGCATGCTAAACGTTGTTATTGCAACAGACGTAGCGGCACGTGGTCTTGATGTAGACCGTTTAAGCTTAGTTATCAACTACGACATTCCACAAGATTCTGAAGCCTACGTTCACCGTATCGGCCGTACAGGTCGTGCTGGTCGTACTGGTAAAGCGATTCTTTTCGTTAAGCATAACGAGCGTTATTTACTTAAAAATATCATTCGTCATACTAAATCTGAAATCGCACAAGTTGAATTACCAACAGCTAAAATCGTTGAAGAAAAACGTATCAATGCATTACAAGAAAAGCTTACGCTTGCTCTTGAAAACAAAGATATTACTTTCTTCAATGAAGTGGCTGCCAACATGGCACAAAAACTTGAGCTGGCTCCTGAAGACTTAGCGGGTGCATTACTGTGTTTAGCACAGCAACAATCACCAATTAAAGTTGAAGAAGTTAAGATTCAACCGCGTGAGCGTAACGAACGTAATGATCGTAATCCTCGTAGCAATGACCGTGGAGACCGTGGTCGTCGTAACGAACGCCCTGAACGTGGCGGTGAGCGCGCTGAGCGTAAACCTCGCGAGCGTAACAGTCGTGATGCAGGCCCTATGGATACATACCGTATCGAAGTAGGTCGTGAACATGGTGTTCAGGTTAAGAACATTGTTGGCGCAATCGCTAACGAAGCAGACATTTCAAGCAAGTTTATTGGTGACATTCGTCTTCACGACAGTCACAGTACGGTACAATTGCCGCAAAACATGCCTAAAGATGTACTTGATCACTTCCAAAAAGTGTTTATTTGTAAACGCCCAATGGGTATGACATTAACACAAGATCAAGGTCCTTCTGAGCCACGCGGCGAGCGTTCTGAACGCCCTGCTGGTGACAAGAAGCGTAGCTTTAACAAAGAAGGCCAACGCCCTGATAAGCGTAGCGGTCCTCGTAAAGAACGTCGCCCAGTTAGCTTCACCGCTAAGTAA
- a CDS encoding GrxA family glutaredoxin: protein MLTVIFGREGCPFCVRAKDVAEQLANDRDDFKYRYIDIIKEGISKEDLEKSAGKPCPTVPQIFVDQTHIGGFTEFEAYAKENLGLYQ from the coding sequence ATGTTAACAGTAATTTTTGGCCGTGAAGGCTGCCCTTTTTGTGTTCGCGCTAAAGATGTTGCAGAGCAACTTGCTAATGACCGCGATGATTTTAAATACCGCTACATCGACATCATCAAAGAAGGTATCAGTAAAGAAGATTTAGAAAAGTCTGCAGGCAAGCCATGCCCGACTGTGCCACAAATTTTTGTAGACCAAACACACATTGGTGGTTTTACAGAATTTGAAGCCTACGCCAAAGAAAACCTAGGCCTTTACCAGTAA
- a CDS encoding Hsp20 family protein, producing MRTVDLSPLYRSFIGFDHLASLMDAAARTDKQPSFPPYNIEALDKDKYRITMAVAGFSEDELSLQSENNTLVVSGTKAGKDQNDERKFIHQGIAERNFERKFQLGDHVKVLGADLANGLLSIDLEREIPEALKPRKIEIGSGNMLESK from the coding sequence ATGCGTACAGTAGATTTATCACCCCTATACCGTTCATTCATTGGTTTCGATCATTTAGCATCATTAATGGATGCCGCTGCACGAACTGACAAGCAGCCAAGTTTTCCCCCGTACAACATCGAAGCGCTTGATAAAGACAAATACCGTATCACTATGGCAGTTGCTGGATTTAGTGAAGACGAGTTAAGCCTGCAATCTGAAAACAACACTTTAGTTGTATCAGGTACTAAAGCAGGTAAAGATCAAAACGATGAGCGCAAATTCATTCATCAAGGCATTGCCGAGCGTAACTTTGAACGTAAGTTCCAGTTAGGTGATCACGTTAAAGTACTTGGCGCAGATTTAGCCAATGGCTTATTAAGCATCGACCTTGAACGCGAAATCCCAGAAGCGCTTAAACCACGTAAAATTGAAATTGGCTCAGGCAATATGCTAGAAAGCAAATAG
- a CDS encoding cryptochrome/photolyase family protein encodes MKKYNTLKLILGDQLNPAHSWFKDKSDDTVFVIAELMQEAQYVKHHVQKISAFFKGMENFANALEDAGFNVLHLTLDDTKDDNDLPALLTRLAKQHECTSIEYQYPDEYRLKTQLHEFATNSELMVNACDSEHFLLAFNDIDKRFKKDKHVTMEHFYRAMRKQFDILMEDDKPHGGQWNFDANNRNKFSKNDLADIPKPKLFKNDVSAIIERLDKHKINYFGQIETQLSWPTTRKQAISTLDHFCTHLLPRFGQFQDAMTDQCPDKDTFYHSRLSFALNAKILHPRYVIDRVVKEFHQRQDEISISQVEGFIRQVLGWREYVRGVYWKNMPDYANKNQLNATRALPSYFWNGKTKMNCLSHSLTQSLDSAYAHHIQRLMVIGNFCLLTAIHPDEVDEWYLGVYIDAIEWVEMPNARGMSQFADDGIIATKPYAASGNYINKMSDYCKSCQYKVKEKVGKDACPLNSLYWQFMHKHRERLEKNPRIGMVYRNWDKQDESLRQQTLDQAQHYIKHIETL; translated from the coding sequence ATGAAAAAATACAACACTCTAAAATTGATTTTAGGTGATCAGCTCAACCCTGCTCATTCGTGGTTTAAAGACAAATCAGACGACACCGTATTTGTAATTGCTGAGCTTATGCAAGAAGCACAGTATGTTAAACACCATGTGCAAAAAATATCAGCCTTTTTTAAAGGCATGGAAAACTTCGCTAATGCGCTAGAAGATGCTGGCTTCAATGTATTACATCTCACGCTAGATGACACCAAAGACGATAATGACTTACCCGCTCTTTTAACGCGTTTAGCCAAACAGCATGAATGTACCTCTATAGAATATCAATACCCAGATGAGTACCGTTTAAAAACACAACTTCACGAATTCGCGACTAATAGCGAGTTAATGGTGAATGCCTGCGACAGCGAGCACTTTTTATTGGCATTTAACGACATAGACAAACGCTTTAAAAAAGATAAACACGTCACTATGGAGCATTTTTATCGGGCAATGCGTAAGCAGTTCGATATTTTAATGGAGGATGACAAACCTCACGGCGGTCAATGGAACTTTGATGCAAATAACCGTAATAAGTTCTCAAAAAACGACTTAGCCGATATCCCCAAACCAAAATTATTTAAAAATGATGTTAGCGCCATTATTGAACGTTTAGATAAACATAAAATAAATTACTTTGGACAAATAGAAACTCAGTTAAGCTGGCCAACAACCCGTAAACAAGCTATCAGTACACTTGATCACTTTTGTACACATTTACTGCCTCGTTTTGGTCAATTTCAAGATGCGATGACAGATCAATGTCCTGATAAAGATACCTTTTATCACAGCCGGTTATCGTTTGCGTTAAATGCCAAAATTTTACACCCTCGCTATGTTATCGACCGTGTTGTTAAAGAGTTCCACCAACGCCAAGATGAAATATCGATTTCTCAGGTTGAAGGCTTTATTCGCCAAGTACTGGGTTGGCGCGAATATGTGCGTGGCGTGTATTGGAAAAACATGCCCGATTACGCCAACAAAAACCAGCTTAATGCAACTCGAGCACTACCGAGTTATTTTTGGAATGGTAAAACAAAAATGAATTGTTTAAGCCACTCATTAACACAAAGCTTAGACAGCGCGTATGCCCATCATATACAACGTTTAATGGTAATAGGTAATTTTTGCTTATTAACCGCCATTCATCCTGATGAAGTGGATGAATGGTATTTGGGTGTTTATATCGATGCTATTGAATGGGTAGAAATGCCTAACGCCCGAGGGATGAGCCAATTTGCTGACGATGGCATCATTGCCACTAAACCTTATGCGGCCAGCGGCAACTATATAAATAAAATGAGTGACTACTGCAAAAGCTGCCAATACAAAGTGAAAGAAAAAGTGGGTAAAGATGCGTGTCCGCTAAACAGCCTTTACTGGCAGTTTATGCACAAACACCGAGAGCGACTTGAGAAAAACCCACGAATAGGCATGGTTTATCGTAATTGGGATAAACAAGATGAATCATTACGCCAACAAACTTTAGATCAAGCCCAGCACTACATTAAACATATTGAAACTCTATAA
- the rimP gene encoding ribosome maturation factor RimP, whose protein sequence is MTKLEQDLVTMLTPAVEMLGFELHGLEFVQAGRHSTLRVYIAHEDGISVDNCADASRQISAILDVEDPITNEYDLEVSSPGVDRPLFKQDHYEQAQGEEVRVRTKLPQDGRRNFKGDLIAVSSDMITLSSDGAEHLIMLSNIERANIIAKF, encoded by the coding sequence GTGACAAAACTTGAACAAGATTTAGTAACCATGTTAACGCCTGCGGTAGAAATGCTAGGCTTTGAATTACATGGTCTTGAGTTTGTACAAGCGGGTCGCCATTCTACCTTAAGAGTATACATTGCTCATGAGGATGGAATTTCAGTTGACAACTGCGCAGATGCAAGTCGTCAAATTAGTGCGATTTTAGACGTCGAAGACCCGATTACAAACGAATATGATTTGGAAGTGTCGTCTCCTGGTGTTGATCGTCCATTATTCAAACAAGATCACTACGAGCAGGCGCAAGGAGAGGAAGTACGCGTGCGTACTAAGCTTCCACAAGACGGTCGCCGTAATTTTAAAGGCGACTTAATAGCAGTTAGCAGCGATATGATCACACTATCTAGCGATGGTGCAGAGCATTTAATCATGCTTAGTAACATTGAACGTGCGAACATAATCGCAAAGTTTTAA
- the nusA gene encoding transcription termination factor NusA: MAKEILLVAEAVSNEKAVPKEKIFEALEFALATATKKKHDGEIDVRVAIDRKTGDYDTFRRWQIAAVLEDGSLENPYSEITLEAAQVEEPDLKMGDYVEEQIESIKFDRITTQMAKQVIVQKVREAERALVVEAYKDQQGELVTGVVKKATRDAIVLDLGNNAEAVIYRDDMLPRENFRPGDRIRGLLYEVKPEARGAQLFVTRSKPEMLMELFRIEVPEIGEEMIELRAAARDPGSRAKIAVKSNDKRIDPVGACVGMRGARVQAVSSELGGERVDIVLYDDNPAQFVINAMAPAEVASIVMDEDTHSMDIAVEADNLAQAIGRNGQNVRLASQLTGWELNVMTVDEMRAKNEAESDKLINLFTENLDIDDEFASLLINEGFSTLEEVAYVPASEFLEIDGLDEETVDVLRSRAKDALTTKALKTEESLEGAEPAEDLLALEGLERHLAFVMASKGVVTLEDLAEQGIDELVDITELSSEKAGELIMAARNICWFADE, encoded by the coding sequence ATGGCAAAAGAGATATTATTGGTTGCTGAAGCCGTTTCCAATGAGAAAGCGGTTCCAAAAGAAAAGATTTTTGAAGCTCTAGAGTTCGCATTAGCGACAGCGACAAAGAAAAAGCATGATGGTGAAATTGATGTACGTGTTGCAATTGACCGTAAAACTGGCGATTACGATACATTCCGCCGCTGGCAAATTGCTGCTGTATTAGAAGATGGTTCTTTAGAGAATCCATACAGCGAAATCACGTTAGAAGCTGCTCAAGTTGAAGAACCAGACTTGAAAATGGGCGACTACGTAGAAGAGCAGATTGAATCAATTAAATTTGACCGCATAACAACACAAATGGCTAAGCAAGTAATCGTACAAAAAGTACGTGAAGCAGAGCGTGCCTTAGTGGTTGAAGCGTACAAAGATCAGCAAGGCGAGCTAGTAACAGGTGTTGTTAAAAAAGCAACGCGTGATGCAATCGTTCTTGATTTAGGTAACAACGCAGAAGCGGTTATTTACCGTGACGACATGCTGCCACGTGAAAACTTCCGTCCAGGCGATCGTATTCGTGGTCTTCTATATGAAGTTAAACCAGAAGCACGTGGTGCACAGTTATTTGTAACCCGTTCTAAACCAGAAATGCTGATGGAATTATTCCGCATTGAGGTGCCAGAAATTGGCGAAGAAATGATTGAATTACGTGCTGCAGCTCGCGATCCAGGTTCACGCGCTAAAATCGCAGTTAAGTCTAATGATAAGCGTATAGACCCTGTAGGTGCGTGTGTTGGTATGCGTGGCGCACGTGTTCAAGCTGTATCGTCAGAACTTGGCGGCGAGCGTGTTGATATCGTACTTTACGATGACAACCCAGCGCAGTTTGTTATTAACGCAATGGCACCAGCAGAAGTGGCTTCAATCGTAATGGATGAAGACACTCACTCAATGGATATTGCTGTTGAAGCTGATAACTTAGCACAAGCTATTGGTCGTAATGGTCAAAACGTACGTTTAGCAAGCCAGTTAACTGGCTGGGAATTAAACGTAATGACTGTTGATGAAATGCGCGCTAAGAACGAAGCTGAGTCAGATAAGTTAATTAACTTATTTACTGAAAACTTAGATATTGATGACGAGTTTGCGTCATTACTTATCAACGAAGGTTTCTCAACACTAGAAGAAGTTGCGTATGTACCTGCTTCTGAGTTTTTAGAAATCGACGGCTTAGATGAAGAAACAGTGGACGTATTACGTTCACGTGCAAAAGATGCATTAACAACGAAAGCCCTTAAAACGGAAGAAAGCTTAGAAGGCGCTGAGCCTGCTGAAGACTTACTTGCGCTTGAAGGCTTAGAGCGTCATTTAGCATTTGTTATGGCAAGTAAGGGTGTAGTAACACTTGAAGACTTAGCTGAGCAAGGCATTGATGAGCTTGTAGATATTACAGAGCTATCTTCAGAGAAAGCGGGCGAGCTAATTATGGCTGCACGTAATATTTGTTGGTTTGCAGACGAGTAA